One stretch of Anguilla anguilla isolate fAngAng1 chromosome 5, fAngAng1.pri, whole genome shotgun sequence DNA includes these proteins:
- the LOC118226761 gene encoding uncharacterized protein LOC118226761 — protein MESIDKWNKDFIALRLLDKKLNSKRNGRTGKHLQNTFKIHGGLQSAITRSECATGSCPNLLMSRQEQPEQRQVAMALSPQLPPRANRPLCLSVSSDSSVSLKALETQEWKNNFKAQMEQAHSAGAASSTGSLERASLFCASGSTTASSSGLSSPVEPLSLSKNKSSSAFSRFSPPWNSSSESDSNPPSRSSSKKWRNRSRRGRAGGGAGVGVGGAGGRGEEATEPKQGGTEQFQHSEPVISKVTDCIYVGNVNAAYSGRTLCRNNIDSVVDMSSLPGESSLCLVPCTCSRRARHTWSRLKVDLGDRDPALERRSFEDINECIAASAEKRRRVLVHCRDGYSLAPTCVIQYLMVRHNMRLVAAYELLRARHPVNITESHQNLLIGLEKALWPAASVDPESCKQAISRRVAWT, from the exons ATGGAGTCGATAGACAAATGGAATAAAGACTTTATTGCACTTAGGCTGCTGGATAAGAAACTGAATTCCAAAAGGAACGGCCGGACAG GCAAACATCTTCAAAATACTTTCAAGATCCATGGTGGTTTACAGTCAGCCATAACACGATCAGAATGTGCTACTG GCTCCTGTCCAAACCTCCTCATGAGCAGGCAGGAACAGCCAGAGCAGCGGCAGGTCGCCATGGCGCTCTCCCCCCAGCTGCCTCCCCGTGCCAACCGGCCGCTTTGCCTCTCCGTCTCCTCTGACAGCAGCGTCTCCCTCAAGGCCCTGGAGACGCAGGAGTGGAAGAACAACTTCAAAGCCCAG ATGGAGCAGGCCCACAGTGCAGGAGCTGCCAGCAGTACTGGCTCCCTGGAGAGGGCGTCGTTGTTCTGTGCGTCAGGGTCCACCACAGCCTCCAGTTCGGGCCTCTCCAGTCCCGTGGAgccactctccctctccaagaacaagTCCTCCAGCGCCTTCTCTCGTTTCTCTCCCCCCTGgaacagcagctcagagtcAGACTCCaaccctccctctcgctccagTTCCAAGAAATGGCGCAACCGCAGCCGAAGGGGCagagctgggggcggggccggggtggGAGTGGGCGGTGCTGGGGGCAGAGGGGAAGAGGCCACAGAACCCAAGCAGGGCGGCACGGAGCAGTTCCAGCACTCTGAGCCGGTCATCTCCAAGGTGACGGACTGCATCTACGTGGGGAACGTCAACGCGGCCTACAGCGGCCGCACGCTGTGCCGGAACAACATCGACAGCGTGGTGGACATGAGCAGCCTTCCGGGGGAGAGCAGCCTCTGCCTGGTCCCCTGCACCTGCTCCCGCCGGGCGCGGCACACCTGGTCCCGCCTGAAGGTGGACCTCGGGGACCGAGACCCCGCCCTGGAGCGGCGCAGCTTCGAGGACATCAACGAGTGCATCGCGGCGTCCGCCGAGAAGAGGCGGCGTGTCCTGGTGCACTGCCGCGACGGCTACTCCCTCGCCCCGACCTGCGTCATCCAGTACCTCATGGTCCGGCACAACATGAGGCTCGTCGCCGCCTACGAGCTGCTCAGGGCCCGGCACCCGGTCAACATCACCGAGAGCCACCAGAACCTGCTGATCGGGCTGGAGAAAGCCCTGTGGCCCGCTGCCAGCGTGGACCCAGAGAGCTGCAAACAGGCCATCTCCCGCAGAGTGGCCTGGACCTGA